A window of Phyllobacterium sp. T1293 contains these coding sequences:
- a CDS encoding HAD family hydrolase, translating to MEPQLIIFDCDGVLVDSEILAAEVESKLLTESGYPIEPEVLAERFAGLTWTDILIQVEKESGVPISASLIEETTRQMDHKLRNELNVIDGIEQVVAALKYPKCIASNSTSAALKMMLEQSTLYDLFAPNIFSAREVGSQKPKPAPDVFLFAAKHFNVEPARCIVIEDSSHGVHAAATAGMRVIGFTGGAHTYPGHADKLTDAGAETVISRHRDLPAVLDAMAVWSEAV from the coding sequence ATGGAACCCCAGCTGATTATTTTCGACTGCGATGGCGTGCTCGTCGATTCAGAGATACTCGCCGCTGAAGTCGAATCGAAACTGTTGACAGAGTCGGGTTATCCGATCGAACCGGAGGTTCTTGCCGAACGCTTCGCCGGACTGACCTGGACCGACATTCTCATTCAGGTGGAAAAGGAATCCGGTGTACCCATCTCCGCCTCGCTGATTGAAGAAACAACGCGCCAGATGGATCACAAGCTGCGCAATGAACTGAATGTCATCGATGGTATCGAGCAGGTCGTTGCCGCTCTGAAATATCCCAAATGCATAGCGTCGAACTCGACCAGCGCTGCATTGAAGATGATGCTGGAGCAGAGCACGCTCTATGATCTCTTCGCCCCGAACATTTTCTCGGCACGCGAAGTGGGAAGCCAGAAGCCAAAGCCTGCCCCTGACGTTTTCCTGTTTGCGGCAAAGCATTTCAATGTCGAACCCGCCCGCTGCATCGTGATCGAAGATTCGTCGCACGGCGTCCATGCGGCAGCAACTGCGGGAATGCGTGTTATCGGTTTTACCGGTGGTGCCCACACCTATCCGGGTCATGCGGACAAGCTGACCGATGCGGGCGCGGAAACCGTCATCAGCCGTCACCGCGACCTGCCCGCCGTTCTCGACGCGATGGCCGTCTGGTCCGAGGCTGTTTGA